Proteins from a single region of Acidovorax sp. NCPPB 3576:
- the kdpA gene encoding potassium-transporting ATPase subunit KdpA: MDASAWGLLALFLLVLFGLAWPLGQWLAAICDGRLPRWMHRAESPLYRIAGVRPEESMHWRHYALALLAFNAIGAVVVYGLQRLQGALPLNPQAMAAVSPDSAFNTAISFVSNTNWQGYAGEGTMGYLTQMLGLSVQNFLSAATGIAVAFALARGFAARRTDGQGLVGNFWADMVRINAWVLVPVSLVIAVFLVGQGVIQNFSPSKEVATLEATAYQNPKLGTDGQPEKDAAGNPVTESASTATQTLAMGPVASQEAIKMLGTNGGGFFNANSAHPYENPTPLTNFVQMLAIFLIPAALCFTFGRVVGDQRQGLAILAAMTVMFAVAVAVVIPAEQAGNPRIAALGVDQAATALQSGGNMEGKEVRFGITASALFAAVTTAASCGAVNAMHDSFTPLGGLVPMVLMQLGEVVFGGVGTGLYGMLVFAILAVFMAGLMIGRTPEYLGKKIEVREMKLTSVAILVTPILVLVGAAVAVIAQAGQAGIANPGAHGFSEILYALTSAGNNNGSAFAGLSANTPFYNVLLGLAMWFGRFGVIVPVLAIAGSLAAKKRLPATSGTLPTHGPLFVALLIATVLLVGLLNYVPSLALGPVVEHLMLWTPVRP, translated from the coding sequence ATGGACGCATCCGCCTGGGGCCTGCTGGCCCTGTTTCTCCTCGTGCTCTTTGGACTGGCCTGGCCCCTCGGTCAATGGCTGGCTGCGATCTGCGATGGCCGGTTGCCGCGCTGGATGCACCGTGCCGAGTCGCCGCTGTACCGCATCGCCGGCGTTCGGCCCGAAGAGAGCATGCATTGGCGCCACTATGCGCTGGCGCTGCTGGCCTTCAATGCCATCGGTGCCGTGGTGGTGTACGGCCTGCAGCGTCTGCAGGGCGCGTTGCCGCTCAATCCGCAGGCAATGGCGGCCGTGTCGCCCGACTCGGCCTTCAACACCGCCATCAGCTTCGTCTCCAATACCAACTGGCAAGGCTATGCGGGCGAGGGCACCATGGGCTACCTCACGCAGATGCTGGGGTTGTCGGTGCAGAACTTCCTGTCGGCGGCCACGGGCATCGCTGTTGCTTTCGCGCTGGCCCGGGGCTTTGCCGCTCGCCGCACGGACGGCCAGGGGCTGGTGGGCAACTTCTGGGCCGACATGGTGCGCATCAACGCCTGGGTGCTGGTGCCGGTGTCTCTGGTGATCGCCGTGTTTCTGGTGGGGCAGGGCGTGATCCAGAACTTCTCTCCCTCCAAGGAAGTTGCCACGCTGGAGGCCACGGCCTACCAGAACCCGAAGCTGGGGACCGACGGGCAGCCCGAGAAAGACGCGGCCGGCAACCCGGTGACGGAGAGCGCGAGCACCGCCACGCAAACGCTGGCCATGGGGCCGGTGGCATCGCAGGAGGCCATCAAGATGCTGGGAACCAATGGCGGGGGCTTCTTCAATGCCAACTCGGCCCATCCGTACGAGAACCCCACGCCGCTGACCAACTTCGTGCAGATGCTGGCGATCTTCCTGATCCCCGCCGCCCTGTGCTTCACGTTCGGCCGGGTGGTGGGCGACCAGCGCCAGGGGCTGGCGATCCTGGCGGCCATGACCGTGATGTTCGCCGTGGCGGTGGCCGTGGTCATTCCCGCCGAGCAGGCCGGCAACCCGCGCATCGCCGCCCTGGGGGTGGACCAGGCGGCGACGGCGCTGCAGTCCGGCGGCAACATGGAGGGCAAGGAGGTGCGCTTCGGCATCACCGCATCGGCGTTGTTCGCCGCCGTGACGACGGCCGCCTCGTGCGGCGCGGTGAACGCAATGCACGACTCGTTCACCCCGTTGGGCGGGCTGGTGCCGATGGTGCTGATGCAATTGGGCGAGGTGGTCTTCGGCGGCGTGGGCACGGGCCTGTACGGCATGCTGGTGTTCGCCATCCTCGCAGTGTTCATGGCGGGGCTGATGATCGGCCGCACGCCGGAGTACCTGGGCAAGAAGATCGAAGTGCGCGAGATGAAGCTCACTTCGGTGGCCATCCTGGTCACCCCGATCCTGGTGCTGGTGGGCGCAGCGGTCGCCGTGATCGCGCAGGCGGGCCAAGCCGGCATCGCCAACCCGGGCGCCCATGGCTTTTCAGAGATCCTCTACGCCCTCACGTCGGCGGGCAACAACAACGGCAGCGCCTTCGCGGGCCTGTCGGCCAACACGCCGTTCTACAACGTGCTGCTGGGACTGGCCATGTGGTTCGGGCGCTTCGGCGTGATCGTGCCGGTGCTGGCCATCGCGGGTTCGCTCGCGGCCAAGAAGCGGCTGCCTGCCACCTCCGGCACGCTGCCCACGCACGGGCCGCTGTTCGTTGCCCTGCTGATCGCCACCGTGCTGCTGGTGGGCCTGCTCAATTACGTTCCGTCCCTGGCGCTCGGTCCCGTCGTGGAACACCTGATGCTGTGGACCCCAGTGAGGCCCTGA
- the kdpC gene encoding potassium-transporting ATPase subunit KdpC → MIKILRPALALFVLLSAITGIVYPLIVTGVAQAAFPQQAAGSLVLRGGQAVGSSLIGQNFTDPKHFWGRPSATAPMPYNASASGGSNLGPLNPALTEAVTARVQALREADPGNAAPVPVDLVTASASGLDPHISPAAARYQATRVAKARGWPVERVQALIDKHTDAPFMGLLGDPGVNVLALNLALDAAR, encoded by the coding sequence ATGATCAAAATCCTCCGCCCCGCGCTGGCCCTCTTCGTGCTGCTGAGCGCGATCACGGGCATCGTCTATCCGCTCATCGTCACCGGCGTGGCGCAGGCCGCGTTCCCGCAGCAGGCGGCGGGCAGCCTGGTATTGCGCGGCGGGCAGGCCGTAGGTTCGTCCCTGATCGGGCAGAACTTCACCGACCCGAAGCACTTCTGGGGCCGCCCCTCGGCCACCGCGCCCATGCCCTACAACGCCAGCGCGTCAGGCGGCTCCAACCTGGGGCCGCTGAACCCCGCCCTCACGGAGGCCGTCACCGCGCGCGTCCAGGCGCTGCGCGAGGCCGATCCCGGCAATGCCGCGCCGGTGCCCGTGGACTTGGTCACGGCCTCAGCGAGCGGGCTCGACCCGCACATCAGCCCCGCCGCCGCGCGCTACCAGGCCACCCGCGTGGCCAAGGCGCGCGGGTGGCCGGTGGAGCGTGTGCAGGCACTGATCGACAAGCACACCGATGCCCCGTTCATGGGCCTGCTGGGCGATCCGGGCGTGAACGTGCTCGCTTTGAACCTCGCGCTTGACGCGGCGCGATGA
- a CDS encoding aKG-HExxH-type peptide beta-hydroxylase: MKPFDEILAAIDWSRMAVPQPDGYDTDAILALAGSGASPLRPAPYQRRPPEGSHAFCGGMVAVRAGPERGLGSASMVPAALDHPHLDKAAALLARWPAAHAQFQRLVEAVHPYCDLAQVRLGQWAFGSSSHSHEADFGCILVTVDDPLGLAQALLHEMAHHKLRAMGVSVEAADRLIANSPDQRFDSPIRKDRTRPMTAVFHAQYSFMHVTALDLYMLEKAGDPLERTKILMLLARNVIRMEAGYREIDLHLRTDSIGQTFVEPFMRWSRQVLDDGRAALDAHGYTLA, encoded by the coding sequence GTGAAGCCATTCGATGAAATTCTGGCGGCCATTGACTGGTCGCGCATGGCGGTGCCGCAGCCAGACGGCTACGACACCGATGCCATTCTGGCTCTGGCTGGCAGCGGGGCCTCTCCGCTGCGGCCTGCGCCATATCAGCGCCGTCCGCCAGAAGGCTCGCATGCCTTTTGCGGTGGCATGGTGGCGGTGCGCGCCGGTCCGGAGCGGGGCCTTGGGTCGGCCAGCATGGTGCCTGCTGCGTTGGACCACCCGCATCTCGACAAGGCTGCGGCACTTCTTGCGCGATGGCCTGCGGCCCACGCGCAGTTTCAGCGCTTGGTGGAAGCCGTGCATCCTTATTGCGATCTGGCGCAGGTGCGGCTGGGCCAGTGGGCTTTCGGATCATCGAGCCATTCGCACGAGGCGGACTTCGGCTGCATCCTGGTGACCGTTGATGACCCGCTGGGCCTGGCGCAGGCCTTGCTTCACGAGATGGCGCACCACAAGCTGCGTGCAATGGGTGTGTCGGTGGAAGCGGCAGACCGGCTGATCGCCAATTCGCCCGATCAGCGATTTGATAGCCCTATACGCAAGGATCGAACGAGACCGATGACGGCGGTGTTCCATGCGCAGTATTCCTTCATGCACGTGACCGCGCTGGATCTGTACATGCTGGAGAAGGCCGGCGATCCGCTGGAAAGGACCAAGATACTGATGCTGCTGGCGCGCAACGTGATCCGGATGGAGGCCGGATACCGGGAGATCGACCTGCACCTCAGAACGGATTCGATCGGGCAGACTTTTGTCGAGCCCTTCATGCGTTGGTCCCGTCAAGTGCTGGATGATGGCCGCGCTGCGCTGGATGCCCACGGCTACACCCTTGCCTGA
- the kdpB gene encoding potassium-transporting ATPase subunit KdpB — protein MTTPKTSISLSLFDAALVKPALWQSFAKLDPRVQWRNPVMFIVFIGSLFTTLLWLHALTVPQDTGMRPAFVLAIAVWLWFTVLFANFAEALAEGRSKAQAASLRGLRKDTWAKKLAEPRHGATFLPEQATNLRRGDVVQVDAGDVIPLDGEVIEGVASVDESAITGESAPVVRESGGDFSAVTGGTRVLSDWLVVRVTVNPGESFLDRMIGMVEAAKRQKTPNEVALTILLVALTIVFLVVTVTLLPFSIFSVGASGAGTVVSLTALVALLVCLIPTTIGGLLSAVGVAGMSRMMQANVIATSGRAVEAAGDVDVLLLDKTGTITHGNRQASAFLPAPGTTKERLARAAMLASLADETPEGRSIVELARRSGVPDEAAAPGVRLVPFTAQTRMSGVDLPATAGAPEVALRKGAVQAMVRHIQALGGSVPAEVVRAADDVARRGSTPLAVAEGSQVLGIVELKDIVKTGIKERFAELRRMGIKTVMITGDNKLTAAAIAAEAGVDDFLAEATPEDKLALIRQYQAEGRLVAMTGDGTNDAPALAQADVAVAMGSGTQAAKEAGNMVDLDSNPTKLLEVVETGKALLMTRGSLTTFSIANDVAKYFAIIPAIFVSTYPQLAALNVMRLASPSSAILSAVVFNALVIVFLIPLALKGVRYRPVGAAALLRRNLAIYGLGGLVVPFIGIKLIDWVLVAVGLV, from the coding sequence ATGACAACCCCCAAGACATCCATTTCCCTTTCGCTGTTCGATGCCGCGCTGGTCAAGCCCGCGCTGTGGCAGTCGTTCGCCAAGCTCGATCCCCGCGTGCAGTGGCGCAATCCGGTGATGTTCATCGTGTTCATCGGCAGCCTGTTCACCACGCTGCTCTGGCTGCATGCGCTCACGGTGCCGCAGGACACGGGCATGCGCCCGGCCTTCGTGCTGGCGATCGCCGTCTGGCTGTGGTTCACCGTGCTGTTCGCCAATTTCGCCGAGGCGCTGGCGGAGGGCCGCAGCAAGGCGCAGGCCGCATCGCTGCGCGGCCTGCGCAAGGACACCTGGGCCAAGAAGCTGGCCGAGCCGCGCCATGGCGCCACCTTTTTGCCCGAGCAGGCCACCAACCTGCGCCGCGGCGATGTGGTGCAGGTGGATGCGGGCGACGTGATTCCGCTGGACGGCGAGGTCATCGAGGGTGTGGCCTCGGTGGACGAGAGCGCCATCACCGGCGAATCCGCGCCGGTGGTGCGCGAGTCGGGCGGGGACTTCTCGGCCGTCACGGGCGGCACGCGGGTGCTGTCGGACTGGCTGGTGGTGCGCGTGACGGTGAACCCCGGCGAGTCGTTCCTGGACCGCATGATCGGCATGGTCGAGGCCGCCAAGCGCCAGAAGACGCCCAACGAGGTGGCGCTGACCATCCTGCTGGTGGCGCTCACCATCGTGTTCCTCGTGGTCACCGTGACGCTGCTGCCGTTCTCGATCTTCAGCGTGGGTGCGTCGGGGGCGGGCACCGTCGTGTCGCTCACCGCGCTCGTGGCGCTGCTGGTGTGCCTGATTCCCACCACCATCGGCGGCCTGCTGTCGGCCGTGGGCGTGGCGGGCATGAGCCGCATGATGCAGGCCAACGTGATCGCGACCTCCGGCCGAGCTGTAGAGGCCGCCGGCGACGTGGATGTGCTGCTGCTGGACAAGACCGGCACCATCACGCACGGCAACCGCCAGGCGAGCGCATTCCTGCCTGCGCCGGGTACGACCAAAGAGCGCCTGGCACGCGCTGCCATGCTCGCTTCGCTGGCCGACGAAACGCCCGAGGGCCGCAGCATCGTCGAGCTGGCGCGCCGCAGCGGCGTGCCCGACGAGGCCGCCGCACCCGGCGTGCGCCTGGTGCCCTTCACGGCGCAGACGCGCATGAGCGGCGTGGACCTGCCGGCCACGGCCGGCGCACCCGAGGTGGCGCTGCGCAAGGGCGCGGTGCAGGCCATGGTGCGCCACATCCAGGCGCTGGGCGGCAGCGTGCCGGCCGAGGTGGTGCGCGCGGCCGACGACGTGGCGCGGCGCGGCAGCACGCCCCTGGCGGTGGCCGAGGGTTCCCAGGTGCTGGGCATCGTCGAGCTCAAGGACATCGTGAAGACCGGCATCAAGGAACGCTTTGCCGAGCTGCGTCGCATGGGCATCAAGACGGTGATGATCACGGGCGACAACAAGCTGACCGCCGCCGCCATCGCCGCCGAGGCGGGGGTGGACGACTTCCTGGCCGAGGCCACGCCCGAGGACAAGCTGGCGCTGATCCGCCAGTACCAGGCCGAGGGCCGCCTGGTGGCCATGACGGGTGACGGCACCAACGATGCGCCCGCGCTGGCACAGGCCGACGTGGCCGTTGCCATGGGCAGCGGAACGCAGGCCGCCAAGGAGGCCGGCAACATGGTGGACCTGGACTCCAATCCCACCAAGCTGCTGGAGGTGGTGGAGACCGGCAAGGCCCTGCTGATGACGCGCGGCTCGCTCACCACGTTCTCCATCGCCAACGACGTGGCCAAGTATTTCGCCATCATTCCGGCAATCTTCGTGTCCACCTATCCGCAGCTGGCCGCGCTCAACGTGATGCGGCTGGCGAGCCCCTCCTCGGCCATTTTGTCGGCGGTGGTGTTCAACGCGCTGGTGATCGTGTTCCTGATCCCGCTGGCGCTCAAGGGCGTGCGCTATCGCCCGGTCGGCGCCGCCGCGCTGCTGCGCCGCAACCTGGCGATCTATGGCCTGGGCGGGCTGGTGGTGCCGTTCATCGGCATCAAGCTCATCGACTGGGTGCTGGTGGCCGTGGGCCTCGTTTAA
- the kdpE gene encoding two-component system response regulator KdpE yields MTLAVRTVIVIEDEPQIRRFVRSALEAEGWQVHEAATLREGLSAAGTRQPDLLVLDLGLPDGDGVGLIRDVRSWSAVPIIVLSARTDEADKIAALDAGADDYLTKPFGTGELLARVRANLRRPRAASGNGLTPVAEEPVFRFGDIEVDRNARVVRRGHAEVHLTPTEYRMLSVLVANAGRVITQRQLLREVWGPMRSDQNHYLRIYMGHLRQKLEADPAQPRHLLTETGVGYRLAV; encoded by the coding sequence ATGACCCTGGCTGTGCGAACGGTGATCGTGATCGAGGACGAGCCGCAAATCCGCCGCTTCGTGCGCAGCGCGCTCGAAGCCGAGGGCTGGCAGGTGCACGAGGCCGCCACGCTGCGCGAGGGGCTGTCTGCCGCCGGCACGCGGCAGCCGGACCTGCTGGTGCTCGATCTGGGGCTGCCCGATGGCGACGGCGTGGGCCTGATCCGCGACGTGCGCAGCTGGTCGGCGGTGCCCATCATCGTGCTGTCGGCCCGCACCGACGAGGCCGACAAGATCGCGGCCCTGGATGCGGGGGCCGATGACTACCTCACCAAGCCGTTCGGCACCGGCGAGCTGCTGGCGCGTGTGCGTGCCAACCTGCGCCGCCCGCGCGCCGCCAGCGGCAACGGGCTCACCCCGGTTGCCGAAGAGCCCGTGTTCCGCTTCGGCGACATCGAGGTGGACCGGAACGCCCGGGTGGTTCGGCGTGGCCATGCCGAGGTGCACCTCACGCCCACCGAGTACCGCATGCTGTCCGTGCTGGTGGCCAATGCCGGCCGCGTGATCACGCAGCGGCAGCTGCTGCGCGAGGTGTGGGGCCCCATGCGCTCCGACCAGAACCACTACCTGCGCATCTACATGGGCCACTTGCGCCAGAAACTGGAGGCCGACCCGGCCCAGCCGCGCCATCTGTTGACCGAGACCGGTGTGGGGTATCGGCTCGCGGTGTGA
- a CDS encoding radical SAM protein, producing the protein MTIELRPLGVACNLACSYCYQQPQRDAGNHRTPYDLEKIKAEAERIGGPFTLFGGEPLLMKFDDLEHLFAWGLERFGANTIQTNGVLIEGRHIDLFRRYKVSVGISIDGPGPMNDARWNGSLEKTRQATARVEDVIAQLCDARQVPSLIVTLHGGNASGEKIPEMIEWMHRLDTMGIRNVRLHLLEVDDESLRGRLVLSAQQNISALLAFAQAEPRFTNIRFDLFRDIENLLEGKDGKASCIWRACDPYTTEAVQGVEGNGQSSNCGRTNKDGIDFIKAQVPGFERYVALFNTPQSDHGCSGCRFFLMCKGQCPGTAVGGDWRNRTENCEEWKHLFQLIESRLVLAGRIPLTLQPLRIELERFQITAWKQGRNPSISKTLGYFHQGLLPAGPAAEPEPRSSEIESGAGSIPRISWVSNAARSFWQPRMEQVRTMLEDVTIHAGRLHSGRCSVRLVPESSFERLAGLAGRMEVGHAFLPSSALTHAIPSDPWAERAGLLICGEPSSVASVQAAWADGDRGAFLARLEVPPCCLAGHAASAEAPSTVHLDDGFLPHSLLAPLGLSLLPVAPCQPGCRHALDAARTLRQAALDGGYGTEVDWLQEMMSWSISWTDRHGITEVKAPVFKLCFLAPPGAADMAILKQGVSHVAFATQGLGFPFSVPARKTITLHADGRRAAACVNSG; encoded by the coding sequence ATGACCATCGAACTTCGCCCGCTGGGCGTGGCATGCAATCTGGCGTGCAGCTACTGCTACCAGCAGCCGCAGCGGGACGCCGGCAATCACCGCACGCCCTACGACCTGGAGAAGATCAAAGCGGAAGCCGAGCGCATCGGCGGACCCTTCACGTTGTTCGGCGGGGAGCCCCTGCTGATGAAGTTCGACGACCTGGAGCACCTGTTTGCGTGGGGGCTTGAGCGGTTTGGCGCCAATACCATCCAGACCAACGGCGTGCTGATTGAAGGCCGGCACATCGACCTGTTCCGTCGATACAAGGTGAGCGTGGGCATCTCGATCGACGGACCGGGACCGATGAATGACGCCCGCTGGAACGGCAGCCTGGAAAAGACACGCCAGGCCACTGCGCGGGTGGAGGACGTGATTGCGCAACTGTGCGACGCGCGCCAGGTACCCAGCCTGATCGTCACGCTGCACGGTGGAAACGCGAGCGGTGAAAAGATTCCGGAAATGATCGAATGGATGCACCGGCTGGACACGATGGGCATTCGGAATGTCCGGTTGCATCTGCTCGAAGTCGACGATGAATCGTTGCGGGGGCGCCTGGTGCTCTCAGCCCAGCAGAACATTTCGGCGTTGTTGGCTTTTGCGCAGGCGGAGCCTCGCTTCACCAACATTCGTTTCGATCTGTTCCGCGATATCGAGAACCTGTTGGAGGGAAAGGACGGCAAGGCCAGCTGCATCTGGCGCGCCTGCGATCCCTACACCACGGAGGCGGTGCAGGGCGTGGAAGGAAATGGACAGTCGAGCAACTGCGGAAGGACCAACAAGGACGGCATCGATTTCATCAAGGCGCAGGTACCGGGATTCGAGCGCTATGTGGCTCTTTTCAACACGCCTCAATCGGATCATGGTTGTTCTGGATGCCGCTTCTTTCTCATGTGCAAGGGACAGTGTCCCGGCACGGCGGTCGGGGGCGACTGGCGCAACCGCACGGAAAACTGCGAGGAATGGAAGCATCTCTTCCAGTTGATCGAATCCCGATTGGTTCTTGCGGGAAGAATCCCCTTGACCTTGCAGCCTTTGCGCATCGAACTGGAGCGTTTCCAGATCACCGCCTGGAAACAAGGTCGCAATCCGTCCATCAGCAAGACCCTGGGCTATTTTCACCAGGGCCTGCTGCCTGCCGGGCCTGCGGCTGAACCGGAGCCCCGATCCTCTGAAATCGAGAGCGGTGCGGGCAGCATTCCCCGGATCAGCTGGGTCAGCAACGCTGCTCGCAGTTTCTGGCAGCCGCGCATGGAGCAAGTGCGCACGATGCTGGAAGACGTCACCATCCATGCAGGCCGGCTGCATTCTGGGCGTTGCTCGGTCCGGTTGGTTCCTGAGTCCAGTTTCGAACGCCTGGCCGGCTTGGCGGGACGAATGGAGGTGGGGCATGCGTTCCTGCCGTCGTCCGCGCTGACCCATGCAATCCCTTCCGATCCCTGGGCAGAACGCGCGGGGCTGCTGATCTGCGGCGAGCCCTCCAGCGTGGCTTCTGTCCAGGCCGCGTGGGCCGATGGCGATCGGGGCGCGTTCCTGGCGCGGCTGGAGGTTCCGCCATGTTGCCTGGCAGGCCATGCCGCATCGGCAGAAGCGCCGTCCACAGTGCATCTGGACGATGGCTTTTTGCCGCACTCGCTGCTGGCTCCCCTGGGTCTGTCTCTGCTGCCGGTGGCGCCGTGCCAGCCCGGTTGCCGGCACGCGCTGGATGCGGCTCGGACGCTGCGGCAGGCCGCACTCGATGGCGGTTATGGAACCGAGGTGGATTGGCTGCAGGAAATGATGTCGTGGTCGATTTCATGGACTGACCGGCATGGCATCACCGAGGTGAAGGCGCCCGTATTCAAGCTGTGCTTTCTCGCGCCACCGGGGGCTGCAGACATGGCGATCCTGAAGCAGGGCGTCAGCCATGTCGCTTTCGCGACGCAGGGCCTGGGTTTTCCGTTTTCGGTCCCGGCGCGCAAGACGATCACGCTGCACGCCGATGGCCGCCGTGCCGCAGCCTGCGTGAATTCGGGTTGA
- a CDS encoding DUF4118 domain-containing protein has protein sequence MPDIARPDPDALIAQMRAEEERTQRGKLRIYFGANAGVGKTWSMLSAAQRERKAGRDVLIGVVETHGRSETAALVEGLPVLPLRSLDYRGRQRTEFDLDGALARQPSVLLVDELAHSNAPGSRHAKRWQDVQELLAAGIEVWTALNVQHLESLNGTVGAITGVRVHETVPDTVLDEADEVVLVDATPDELAARLAAGKVYLPHQAERAAQNFFRKGNLIALREIALRRTAEHVEDDVRGWRVEQSGAGGDRVPPAWNTSGALLACVGPSEDAAQTVRTAARLAGQLNVRWHAAYVETPRLQRLDARRRDRVLAVLQLAEGLGAETAVLTGGEVAPVLAEHAHRLNCATLVVGRPAPAASWQRWWRARPVAQALAVAAPALDIVEAGRAGSSRRLAQADWGRPGGDALDSEERQPARWPGFVWSLAVSVAVTLLTHLLSGVFELANIVMLYLLGVVGVAMRFGRAPAALAALVNVLAFDFFFVSPRMSFAVSDVQYLVTFGVMLMVGLLVGQLTAGLRFAAGVSASRERRAQSLFDLTRELSAALQVEQITAIGAAAVQKHFGGRAAVLALDESDRLAMPEGLPPGFDANVADWTLRQGQSAGLATATLAAQSWRYVPLTAPMRVRGVLALEPAQPRWLLIPEQAQQLDTLARQIAIALERVHYVDVAQRAVVDMESERLRNALLGAISHDVRTPLTALIALAESLPAQSAEGQAEAGRAIVAQAHQLHALVSNLLDMARLESGIAGGSVNLRRDWQSVEEVVGTAIRAARPALGSLPVVTHLPADLPLVEFDAVLIERVLVNLLENAAKYGAPPIEVSASTTPTALRLTVRDHGPGLPLALRGQEHTLFEKFTRGQSESATPGVGLGLAICKAVVQAHGGEISASSAERGGAEFTVTLPRRDEPPLPLDEPLEPGGAPGTP, from the coding sequence ATGCCTGACATCGCCCGCCCGGACCCCGACGCGCTCATCGCCCAGATGCGCGCGGAGGAAGAGCGCACCCAGCGCGGCAAGCTGCGCATCTATTTCGGTGCCAACGCCGGCGTGGGCAAGACCTGGTCGATGCTGAGCGCGGCGCAGCGCGAGCGCAAGGCCGGGCGCGACGTGCTCATCGGGGTGGTCGAAACCCATGGCCGCAGCGAGACCGCTGCACTGGTCGAAGGCCTGCCCGTGCTGCCGCTGCGCAGCCTGGACTACCGGGGACGCCAGCGCACCGAGTTCGACCTGGATGGTGCACTGGCGCGCCAGCCTTCCGTGCTGCTCGTGGACGAACTGGCCCACTCCAATGCGCCCGGCTCCCGGCACGCCAAACGCTGGCAGGACGTGCAGGAACTGCTTGCCGCCGGGATCGAGGTGTGGACCGCGCTCAACGTTCAGCACCTGGAAAGCCTGAACGGCACCGTCGGCGCCATCACCGGCGTGCGCGTGCACGAGACCGTGCCCGACACGGTGCTGGACGAAGCCGACGAGGTGGTGCTGGTCGATGCCACACCGGACGAACTGGCCGCGCGCCTGGCGGCGGGCAAGGTCTATCTGCCGCACCAGGCCGAACGGGCCGCGCAGAACTTCTTTCGCAAGGGCAACCTGATCGCGCTGCGGGAGATCGCACTGCGGCGCACGGCAGAGCACGTCGAGGACGACGTGCGCGGCTGGCGCGTGGAGCAGTCGGGCGCGGGCGGCGACCGCGTTCCCCCGGCCTGGAACACGTCCGGCGCATTGCTCGCCTGCGTGGGGCCGAGCGAGGACGCGGCCCAGACGGTGCGCACCGCGGCGCGCCTGGCGGGGCAGCTCAATGTCCGCTGGCATGCCGCCTATGTGGAAACGCCGCGGCTGCAGCGGCTCGACGCCCGCCGCCGCGACCGCGTGCTGGCCGTGCTTCAACTGGCCGAGGGCCTGGGTGCGGAAACTGCCGTGCTGACCGGTGGCGAGGTCGCCCCGGTGCTGGCGGAGCATGCGCACCGCCTCAACTGCGCCACGCTGGTGGTCGGCCGCCCCGCTCCGGCGGCCAGCTGGCAGCGCTGGTGGCGGGCGCGTCCGGTGGCGCAGGCCCTGGCCGTTGCCGCACCTGCGCTCGACATCGTGGAGGCGGGGCGCGCCGGGAGTTCACGGCGCCTGGCGCAGGCGGACTGGGGCCGGCCGGGCGGCGATGCGCTGGACAGCGAAGAGCGCCAGCCGGCCCGCTGGCCGGGCTTCGTGTGGTCGCTGGCCGTGAGCGTGGCCGTCACCCTGCTCACCCACCTGCTGTCCGGGGTGTTCGAGCTGGCCAACATCGTCATGCTGTACCTGCTCGGGGTGGTGGGTGTGGCCATGCGTTTCGGCAGGGCGCCCGCGGCCCTCGCGGCGCTGGTCAACGTGCTGGCGTTCGATTTCTTCTTCGTCTCGCCGCGCATGTCGTTCGCCGTGAGCGACGTGCAGTACCTGGTCACCTTCGGGGTCATGCTCATGGTGGGGCTGCTGGTGGGGCAGCTCACCGCGGGGCTGCGCTTTGCGGCGGGCGTGTCGGCGAGCCGCGAGCGGCGTGCGCAGTCTTTGTTCGACCTCACGCGCGAGTTGTCCGCCGCGCTGCAGGTGGAGCAGATCACCGCCATCGGCGCCGCCGCGGTGCAAAAGCACTTCGGCGGGCGCGCGGCGGTGCTCGCGCTGGACGAGAGCGACCGCCTGGCCATGCCCGAGGGGCTGCCGCCTGGATTCGATGCGAACGTGGCCGACTGGACGCTGCGCCAGGGCCAGAGCGCCGGCCTGGCCACGGCCACGCTCGCCGCGCAGAGCTGGCGCTATGTGCCGCTCACCGCCCCCATGCGCGTGCGCGGCGTGCTGGCGCTGGAACCCGCGCAGCCGCGCTGGCTGCTGATTCCCGAGCAGGCGCAGCAGCTCGACACGCTGGCGCGGCAGATCGCGATCGCCCTGGAGCGCGTGCACTACGTGGATGTGGCGCAGCGCGCGGTGGTGGATATGGAATCCGAACGCCTGCGAAACGCCCTGCTGGGGGCCATTTCGCACGACGTGCGCACCCCGCTCACCGCGCTGATCGCGCTGGCGGAGTCGCTGCCCGCGCAGTCGGCCGAAGGCCAGGCCGAAGCCGGCCGCGCCATCGTGGCGCAGGCCCACCAGCTGCATGCGCTGGTGAGCAACCTGCTCGACATGGCGCGGCTGGAGAGCGGCATTGCCGGCGGCAGCGTGAACCTGCGGCGCGACTGGCAATCGGTCGAGGAGGTGGTGGGCACCGCCATCCGTGCGGCACGCCCTGCGCTGGGGAGCTTGCCGGTGGTCACGCACCTGCCGGCGGACCTTCCGCTGGTGGAATTCGATGCCGTGCTCATCGAGCGGGTGCTGGTCAACCTGCTGGAAAATGCCGCCAAATACGGCGCGCCGCCCATCGAAGTGTCCGCCTCCACCACGCCCACGGCCTTGCGGCTCACCGTGCGGGACCACGGCCCGGGCTTGCCGCTGGCGCTGCGTGGGCAGGAGCACACGCTGTTCGAGAAATTCACCCGCGGCCAGTCGGAGTCGGCCACGCCCGGCGTGGGCCTGGGGCTGGCCATCTGCAAGGCCGTCGTGCAAGCGCATGGGGGCGAAATATCAGCCTCCAGCGCCGAACGCGGCGGTGCGGAATTCACCGTGACCCTGCCGCGGCGGGATGAGCCCCCCCTTCCCCTGGACGAACCTCTGGAGCCCGGTGGTGCACCGGGAACGCCATGA